A portion of the Polaribacter cellanae genome contains these proteins:
- a CDS encoding 5-formyltetrahydrofolate cyclo-ligase, with protein MFKKELRKIYKKKRRELSPTQKLEFEQDIYTQIFELDFSEIQVVHLFLSIRKYDEINTQPIIDFLNKKNKTLVVSKCDFENNTLQHFIFDKNTQLEVNSWGIPEPVNAKEIDPKEIDLVFVPMLISDENNYRVGYGKGFYDGFLAECKPQVKTVGINFFKPIPKINDIHKFDVALTQIIYPRK; from the coding sequence ATGTTTAAAAAAGAACTTCGAAAAATATATAAGAAAAAAAGAAGGGAATTATCTCCAACACAAAAATTGGAATTTGAGCAAGATATTTACACTCAAATTTTTGAATTGGATTTTTCTGAAATACAGGTTGTTCATCTTTTTTTAAGTATTAGAAAATACGATGAGATTAACACACAACCCATTATCGATTTTTTAAATAAAAAAAACAAAACACTTGTAGTTAGTAAATGCGATTTCGAAAATAATACATTGCAACATTTTATTTTCGATAAAAACACCCAATTGGAAGTAAACTCTTGGGGAATTCCAGAACCTGTAAATGCCAAAGAAATCGACCCAAAAGAAATAGATTTGGTTTTTGTGCCTATGCTAATTTCCGATGAAAACAACTACAGAGTTGGTTATGGAAAAGGATTTTACGATGGTTTTTTAGCCGAATGCAAACCCCAAGTAAAAACAGTTGGAATTAATTTTTTTAAACCCATTCCAAAAATAAATGATATTCATAAATTTGATGTAGCTTTGACACAAATTATTTATCCAAGAAAATGA
- a CDS encoding PhnA domain-containing protein, with the protein MSLQQDLEKRSGNKCELCSATNNLAVYDVKPTITGGGGMDGSLLACEICITQIENSEEMDANHWRCLNDSMWSEFRAVKVVAWRMLSRLRNEGWPKDLLDMMYLEDDDLRFAKETGDHLDESEKIIHRDANGAILQAGDSVVLIKDLKVKGSSMVAKQGTAVRRISLDHENAKYIEGKVGPTQIVIITDYVKKMAEKE; encoded by the coding sequence ATGAGTTTACAACAAGATTTAGAGAAAAGAAGTGGCAACAAATGTGAGTTATGTTCAGCAACCAATAATTTAGCTGTTTACGATGTAAAACCAACCATAACAGGTGGTGGAGGAATGGATGGAAGTTTGTTGGCTTGTGAGATTTGTATCACTCAAATAGAGAATTCAGAAGAAATGGATGCCAATCATTGGCGCTGTTTAAACGACTCTATGTGGAGTGAGTTTAGAGCTGTAAAAGTGGTTGCTTGGCGCATGTTATCTCGTTTAAGAAACGAAGGTTGGCCAAAAGATTTGTTGGATATGATGTATTTAGAGGATGACGATTTACGTTTCGCAAAGGAGACAGGAGACCATTTAGATGAAAGCGAAAAAATTATTCATAGAGATGCAAATGGTGCTATTTTACAAGCTGGAGATTCTGTGGTTTTAATTAAAGATTTAAAGGTAAAAGGCTCGAGTATGGTTGCCAAACAAGGAACTGCAGTTCGTAGAATTTCTTTAGACCACGAAAACGCAAAATATATCGAGGGAAAAGTTGGACCAACGCAAATTGTAATTATTACAGATTACGTGAAGAAAATGGCGGAAAAAGAGTAA